The candidate division KSB1 bacterium genome contains a region encoding:
- a CDS encoding ABC transporter ATP-binding protein: MNDIFVVKLDDVYQRYPRDGKLATILNDIDLKVRPNEFVTVVGPSGCGKTTLLRLIVGWERAKSGTVRIDDIIAGPPNRDRGIVFQKYSLFPHLTVLENIIFGLELEQIHFLEKYFWYPGYRRRHKSWVNEATTFLERMRLSEHANKYPHELSGGMQQRVAIAQALIMKPKIILMDEPFGALDPGTREDMQVFLLELWEQFEMTIFFVTHDLEEALFLGTRIIVLSPYYTTDDGPAEGAKIVMDRKLPGPAATRVKYSPEFNQLLEEVKLRGFVKDYKQHISEFDLSHPDSWKDV, from the coding sequence ATGAACGATATCTTTGTTGTGAAACTTGATGACGTGTACCAGCGCTATCCGCGTGATGGCAAGCTGGCGACGATTCTCAACGATATTGATTTAAAAGTCCGGCCCAACGAGTTTGTCACCGTCGTGGGGCCGAGCGGTTGCGGCAAGACCACGCTGTTGCGGCTCATTGTCGGCTGGGAGCGCGCCAAATCCGGCACGGTGCGAATCGACGACATCATCGCCGGTCCGCCCAATCGCGATCGCGGCATTGTCTTTCAAAAATATTCGCTTTTTCCCCACCTCACGGTTTTGGAAAACATCATTTTCGGCTTGGAGCTGGAGCAAATTCACTTCTTGGAAAAATATTTCTGGTATCCCGGCTATCGGCGCCGCCATAAGAGCTGGGTCAACGAAGCCACGACATTTCTCGAACGCATGCGACTGAGCGAACACGCCAACAAGTATCCCCACGAGCTTTCCGGCGGCATGCAGCAGCGCGTGGCGATCGCGCAGGCGCTGATCATGAAACCAAAAATCATTTTGATGGACGAGCCGTTCGGCGCGCTCGATCCCGGCACGCGCGAAGACATGCAAGTCTTTCTGCTCGAGCTGTGGGAACAATTCGAGATGACGATTTTCTTTGTGACCCACGACCTTGAAGAAGCTTTGTTTCTCGGAACCAGAATCATCGTGCTGTCGCCCTATTACACCACAGACGATGGCCCCGCCGAAGGCGCCAAAATCGTGATGGATCGCAAACTGCCCGGCCCGGCCGCCACGCGGGTCAAATATTCGCCGGAATTCAACCAGCTTCTCGAAGAAGTCAAATTGCGCGGTTTTGTCAAGGACTACAAACAGCACATCAGCGAGTTTGATTTGTCGCATCCGGATTCATGGAAAGACGTGTAA